From the Oncorhynchus mykiss isolate Arlee unplaced genomic scaffold, USDA_OmykA_1.1 un_scaffold_223, whole genome shotgun sequence genome, the window CCATTGGGTTACCTCCCACCCAGCCTACCCAGACTTAAGAGATATTCTTCATCGATCATGTCTCGGgatgaaaaaaaaacaagagTAGGCCTATTTTGGTTTCATATAAACAATATGTCAGTCAGGTTTCAGATAAACAATATGAtttcaaaacacacacatttccagtCAAAAACATAAGTCTGAACACagcctctctattctctcatgggatttcaggtcctctgactgggaaaatgtttttccacaatgagagcagtggaaaggcttctctcctgaaTGTGTTCTTTCATGTGATTTCAGGTGCTCCAACTGGCTAAAACGCTTttcacattgggagcagtggtaaggcatctctcctctgtgtgtccaCTCATGTGAATTCAGACTCCCTAAccaggtaaaactctttccacattgggagcaatggtaaggcttctctccagagtGTATTCTGTTGTGTATTTTCAGGTTCCCTACCTGGGTGAAACTCTTCTCACACTGAGAACattggtaaggcttttctcctgtgtgtgtcctctcgtgACTTTTTAGATCCCCTGATCGTGAAAATCTCTTTTCacaatgggagcagtggtaaggcttttctcctgtgtgtgtcctctcatgctctTTTAAGTGTCCTAACCGGGTAAAActttttccacactgggaacattggaatGGCTTTTCTCCAGAGTGTAGTTTCTCATGCCTTTTCAGGTTAACTAACACGGTAAAACTCTTttcacactgggaacattggaaaggcttttctcctgtgtgtgttctctcatgctGTTTTAGGTACCCTAAccaggtaaaactctttccacagtgggagcagtgaTGCTGTCTTGCTGGTTTGGGCGTCTCTGGGTCTGGTTCCCCTGAAGGACTCTTCCCGCTGTCAGAGTGAgcgtctggtctctctcctgccaaagacaaggTATTTAGTTAAATATAGACCTGAATGAAACCTCCACATTATAAAACTCTTCCCATGAGGTTAAATCCAGACTAGATCCCTCAATAAAATACAGAGCGTGTAGTTAAACAGAGACCTGAATGATACCTCCACATGACAAAACTGTCTTCCTATTAGGTTTGATTTCCCAGAATTCCCAGGCTTTTCAGAAATCCTGGTTTGGAGGAttccggatttcctgcttattcgcTAATGATTCTGGGCATCTTGGAAAATTGGGGAAAGTGACCAGATATTTATAATCCTACTGCCTTTGAGGTTTAATCCAGACTAGATCCCTCAATAACCTGAAGGTCAGAACATTTGAGATCAGATTTTCAGAACATTTCCAATTTCCGTGCAAGCAGCAATGTAACAGGATATTATAGTACTATAGTAAagtattacagtatattatagtactaTAGGTCCAGGCTGAAAGAGACCGTTGCATGGAAGTATTATACATATATTATAGTACTATAGTAAagtattacagtatattatagtactaTAGGTCCAGGCTGAAAGAGACCGTTGCATGGAAGCATTAAATATCCTCCCTTGTGGACTCCTAACAATTCAAAACACTTCAATGGATCAAGTTTCAAGTTGATTAAGAGAAGAGAAGTGGAGTTATTAGGGTTTAATAGAAAACACTTTTAATGTTTTACAAAGATGCATTTTACTACTGCTAccaccaccgctactactactacaactaccactgctaatactaccactactactgctactaccattactgctactactgccacTTCTattgctactaccactactaccattattgctgctattactgctaccactactactactcctcaaCTACTAGTGCTAATTCTACTACTCAACTACTagtgctattactactactgctactactactaccaccaccactactactactactcaactactagtgctactactacaactactactactcaactactagtgctactactgctactaccattactgctgctactactactacccaaccactagtgctactactactactatcgctactgctactaccattactgctgctactactactaatactactactgccacttctattgctactgctactaacataactgct encodes:
- the LOC110510863 gene encoding zinc finger protein 239-like isoform X1, with product MSSLSYSPDKEEVVGWTEKEALMKEEEAVTVKQEVEDEVVTVKEEEKDVTVKEEDVTVKEEEEAFRVKVEQQATVFGVKEEEGELTVTVEEVFEVKEEGEITVTLDEEEGELEKTGNLINTRERPDAHSDSGKSPSGEPDPETPKPARQHHCSHCGKSFTWLGYLKQHERTHTGEKPFQCSQCEKSFTVLVNLKRHEKLHSGEKPFQCSQCGKSFTRLGHLKEHERTHTGEKPYHCSHCEKRFSRSGDLKSHERTHTGEKPYQCSQCEKSFTQVGNLKIHNRIHSGEKPYHCSQCGKSFTWLGSLNSHEWTHRGEMPYHCSQCEKRFSQLEHLKSHERTHSGEKPFHCSHCGKTFSQSEDLKSHERIERLCSDLCF